The Echeneis naucrates chromosome 10, fEcheNa1.1, whole genome shotgun sequence genome has a window encoding:
- the LOC115049535 gene encoding alcohol dehydrogenase class-3-like, translated as MSTAGQVIRCKAAVAWESGKPLSIEDVEVAPPKVHEVRIKVVAAGVCHTDWEYLYEAEKGMKFRPFPLVLGHEGAGIVESVGPEVTTFSPGDKVIPLFLPQCGECERCESAKTNHCRKNWANTQVGVLADGTSRISYQGQQVYQFLGVSAFSQYTVVPHTSLAKIRSDAPLDKVFLLGCGVSTGYGAAVNTAKVEKNSTCAVFGLGAVGLAAVMGCQVAGAKRIIGVDINPDKFAKAAVFGATECVNPKDHTMPIQEVLVKMTDGGVDYAVECVGSPSIMTAAFESTKDSCGSCVIAGWTETGVMNVKVEKILMGRTLRGTYFGGWKSVEDVPKLVNDYMKQKLKLDEFITHSLPLDQINVAFDLLRTGKSIRTVISL; from the exons ATGTCAACCGCAGGCCAG gtcATCAGGTGCAAAGCAGCTGTTGCTTGGGAGAGTGGAAAGCCCCTTTCTATTGAAGATGTGGAAGTGGCTCCTCCTAAGGTCCATGAAGTGCGCATCAAG gttgttgctgctggtgtGTGCCACACAGACTGGGAGTACCTGTACGAGGCTGAAAAAGGGATGAAGTTTAGACCCTTCCCACTTGTTCTTGGCCATGAAGGAGCAGGAATAGTGGAGAGTGTTGGTCCAGAGGTAACCACATTCTCACCAG gGGATAAAGTTAtccctctttttctgcctcagtgTGGGGAATGTGAGCGATGTGAGAGTGCTAAAACAAATCACTGCAGGAAGAACTG GGCAAATACACAAGTGGGTGTTTTGGCTGATGGCACAAGCAGGATTTCCTACCAGGGGCAGCAGGTGTACCAGTTCCTTGGTGTCAGCGCCTTCTCCCAATACACTGTGGTTCCACACACGTCCCTTGCAAAGATAAGAAGTGACGCACCGCTGGACAAAGTGTTTCTTCTCGGCTGTGGTGTCTCCACTGGTTATGGCGCAGCTGTTAATACAGCCAAG GTGGAAAAAAATTCTACGTGTGCCGTGTTCGGGCTCGGAGCCGTTGGACTGGCTGCCGTCATGGGTTGCCAGGTTGCCGGGGCAAAAAGAATTATCGGAGTCGACATTAACCCGGACAAGTTtgcaaaagctgctgtgtttggagCCACTGAATGCGTCAACCCCAAAGACCATACCATGCCCATTCAGGAGGTTCTGGTCAAGATGACAGATGGGGGCGTGGACTACGCTGTGGAGTGTGTTGGGAGTCCATCTATCATg ACAGCTGCATTCGAGTCAACAAAAGACAGCTGTGGCTCCTGTGTGATCGCCggatggacagagacaggagTGATGAATGTAAAGGTTGAAAAGATCCTCATGGGTCGCACGTTGAGGGGGACTTATTTTGGAG GTTGGAAGAGTGTGGAGGATGTGCCTAAATTGGTTAATGACTAcatgaaacaaaagctgaagCTGGATGAGTTCATTACCCACAGCCTCCCACTGGATCAAATCAATGTGGCCTTTGACCTTTTGAGAACTGGGAAAAG catcCGTACTGTAATCAGTCTGTGA
- the gar1 gene encoding H/ACA ribonucleoprotein complex subunit 1, with protein sequence MSYRGGGGGRGGGRGGGFNRGGGFNRGGGGRGGFGRGGGRGGFNRQQDFGPPDHVVALGEFMHPCEDDIVCKCTTDENKVPYFNAPVYLENKEQIGKVDEIFGQLRDFYFSVKLSDNMKASSFKKLQKFYIDPMKLLPLQRFLPRAPGEKGPPRGGRGGGRGGGRGGGRGGGFRGGRGGGGRGGGFGGGGRGGGGGFRGRGGGGGRGFRGGR encoded by the exons ATGTCTtacagaggaggtggaggaggacgAGGTGGTGGACGAGGTGGAGGTTTTAATCGTGGTGGAGGTTTTAATCGAGgcggaggaggcagaggaggattTGGACGAGGTGGGGGCAGAGGGGGTTTCAACAGACAGCAAGACTTCGGTCCTCCAGATCATGTTGTTG cactGGGAGAGTTCATGCATCCATGTGAAGATGATATTGTATGCAAGTGTacaacagatgaaaacaaagttcCCTACTTCAATGCCCCAGTGTACTTGGAAAACAAGGAGCAGATCGGGAAGGTGGACGAGATATTCGGACAGCTCCGGGACTTC TATTTTTCGGTCAAACTTTCTGATAATATGAAGGCATCTTCGTTTAAGAAATTGCAAAAG TTTTATATAGATCCAATGAAGCTCCTCCCACTACAGAGATTCCTCCCAAGGGCGCCAGGAGAAAAGGGGCCACCAAGAGGGGGTAGAGGCGGAGGAAGAGGCGGGGGAAGAGGTGGTGGTCGTGGAG gcGGATTTCGAGGCggcagaggtggaggtggcCGTGGTGGAGGATTTGGAGGTGGTGGACGTGGGGGAGGAGGTGGCTTCaggggaagaggaggtggtggcGGACGTGGATTCAGAG GTGGAAGATGA